AGGACGCCGACACCATCCTCGTGTTGGAGGGCGGCGAAATCGTCGAGCGCGGCACCCACGACGAACTGTTGGCCAACGACGGGCTGTACGGCCACCTCTGGGGCGTCCAGGCCGGCGAAATCGACGAGCTCCCGCAGGAGTTCATCGACCGCGCCCAACAGCGCACCGCACAGCTGATCGAAGACGCCGAGAGCGACGACGACTGACGGCGGGCGTCCCGGCGCCCGGACCGTCGGCTATACGGCATGTCCCGCCGACGGTCGGGTATGCGACTCGCGGACGCCACCTGGACCGACGTGCGTGACGCCGACATCGACCTCGCGTTCGTCCCCGTCGGCAGCACCGAACAGCACGGCCCCCACGCCCCGCTCGGGACCGACACCCTCAACGCGGTCGCCGTCGCCGAGGCGGGCGAGACGGCCTACGAGGCCTCGGACCGCGGCGCCGTCGCCGTGTCGCCGCCCATTCCCGTCGGCGTCGCCGAGGAACACCGCGCGTTCGACGGGACGATGTGGGTCTCGCCGGACACCTTCCGCGCGTACGTCCGCGAGGCGGCCGAATCGCTGTCGAGCCACGGGATACATCGGGTGGTGTTCGTCAACGGCCACGGCGGCAACGTGGCGGCGCTCGCGGAGGTCGCCCGCCGGTTCTCTCGCGACGCGGCCCACGACGGCTACGCCGCGGCGTTCACGTGGTTCGACTCGGTCGGCGAGCACGCGAGCGACATGGGCCACGCCGGGCCGCTCGAGACGGCGCTGCTGCGCGCGACGCACCCGGATCTGGTTCGAGAAGACCGGATCGCGGACGCCCGCGACGGCGCCGCCGACCGGTGGGGCGAGTGGGTCGCCGGCGTGAACCTCGCGCACGACGCCGACGAGTTCAGCGACAACGGCGTGGTCGGCGATCCGAGCGCCGGCGACGCCGAGCGCGGAGCGGAACTCCTCGATACGGCGAGCGACGCGCTCGTCGAGGTCGCGACGGCGGTCGTCGACCGGGATTTATAAGGAATCGTTCGGTGCGACTACTCCTCGTCGTCCGCTTCGGCGGCGTCCTGGAGCGCCCCGCGAATCGCGGGGACCGTGCCGGTGAGCGAGCCGACGTCCTCGGCGGCGGCCTCGATGTCGCCGACGAGCGACTCCAGTTCCTCGATCTCCGCTTGTAAATCCTCGGCGTCCTCGAAGGCGTCGGCGCGCTCGCCGAGCACGTACGCCTTCTTCGCCGAGCGCACGCTGTCGACCGCGTCGCCGACCGACAGCGCCGACTTCAGCCCGTTGAGCGCGCCCAACACGTTGTCCGCGTCCGTCTCCCACACCGCGTCGGCGTCGGGGAGTTCCTCGCGGGCGGCCTGGAGGTGTTCTCGAACCTCGGCGCGGGTCTCTTCTGCGGCCTCGCCGAACAGGTCGTCGTCGTCGAACGTGGACTGGCTCATACCCGACTCGTCGTGCCCACGCCTTTTAAAAACGCGCCCGAAAGCGAAAGTGAAAACAGAGACGACGCGGCGTCTGCGCTCCGGTTCGCTGTCGTCGGCCGTTCAGTTTCGCTCGGCTGACCGGCGGGCGCCGCTCGCGGTCACAGCCGGCCGACGAGTTCGAGGACGAGCAGGCCGATAAGCAGGCCGAGAACGCCGGCCAGCAGCGCCAGCGTTCGGAGCCACCGCGTCACCCGTTCGGCGCTCGGGGTCGCGGCGAGGAGCGCGGGCCGGCCGGAGGGGGCGGCGTCGGCGTCGGTCACGGCTACGAATCTCTCGGCGAGCGTCGTAAAACCGACTATGAGGGCGGTGTAGCGATGGATACCGGACTACATACCTATATAGGCGGAGACGCGCGTCCGCGACGTCGACCAACTCGTCGGCGACTTCGCGAGGCCGCGGAGCCGCTCGTCGCGGCGGCCGATCAGCGTTATCAGTGCTAATATTCGGGAACCACCTGTTATACCGATCCGATCACTGTTGTATGGTACATTATGCAAGAGGGGTCGACTTCCGGCATCCGATCGAGTTACGGCGCGAAGCTCGCGCTGTCGCTCATCGGGGTCATGGGGGTCTCAGTTTCATACGGGGTCATCGTCTACCTTCGCACGGCCGGCGCCGTGGGGACCGAGGTCCGATCCGGGCTCATCGGAATGACGTTGCTGACGGTGATCGGGCTCGCGCTCATCGGCGTCACGGTTGGATCGAACACGGTCATCTCGCTGCGCCAACTCACCGGCAAAGCCGAGCGGATGGCCGACGGCGACCTCGAGGTGCAACTGGAGACGGGGCGCACCGACGAGCTTGGGCGGCTGTTCCGCGCGTTCGACGCCATGCGCGAGTCGCTCCGGACCACGATCAACGACGCCAAGGAAGCCCGTCAGGACGCGGAGCAGGCGCGCCGCGAGGCGACCGAACGCGCCGAGACGGTCGAGCAGAAGGCGTCCGAGTACGAGTCGGCGATGCGCGCGCTCGCCGACGGCGACCTGACCCGACGGGTCGACCCCGAGAGCGACAACGACGCGATGAGCCGGGTCGGCGTCGCGTTCAACGAGATGGCCGACGAACTGGAGGAGACGGTCGCCTCCGTCGCCACCGTCGCCGAGGACACCGCCGACGTGGCCGGGACCGTCGACGACCGCACGGACAGCCTGCGAGCGACGACGGGCACCGTGAGTGAGGCGGTCGACGAGATCGCGGAGGGCGCTCGCACCCAGCGCGACGACCTGCAGGCCGCGACCGACGAGGCCGAGAACCTCGCCTCCTCGGCCGAGGAGGTCGCCGCCACCGTCTCCGACGTGGCCGAGACCGCGGAACACGCCGCCGAAGTCGGCGACGAGGGCCGGGAGGCCGCCGAGGAGGCGCTCGCCGAGATGGACGCGGTCGAGGAGACGACCGCGGAGACGACCGAAGAGGTCGAGGCGCTCGCCGAGGAGGTCGAAGAGATCGGCGAGGTCGTCGACACTATCTCCGAGATCGCCGAGCAGACGAATCTGCTCGCGCTCAACGCTTCCATCGAGGCGGCCCGGTCCGGCGCCGAGGGCGCGGGATTCGCGGTCGTCGCGGAGGAGGTCAAGGCGCTGGCGGAGGAGACACAGGAGTCCGCAAGCGAGATCGAAGCCCGGATCCACTCCATCCAGGAGCGCGCGGAGACGGGCGCCGACGCGATGGCACGCACCGAACAGCGCATCTCGACCGGCGTCGAAACCGTCGAGACGTCGATCGACGCGCTCGAACGCCTCGCCGAAGCCTCCGAGCGAACGGACACGAGCATGACCGAGATCACGCGGGCGACGGAGACGCAGGCGGACTCCGTCGACGCGGTGGTCGGCCACGTCGAGGACGTCTCCGCGATCAGCGCCCAGACCGCGAGCGCGGCCGGCGACGTCACCGGCGCGGTCGACGAACAGGAGCAGACCCTGAGCGCGGTCGAGACCGCGGCCGGGTCGCTCTCGGAGCGCGCCGTCGCGCTGCGAAACGCGGTCGACGACTTCCGGTTCGAGGCCGACAGCGGCCTCGCTCCCGGCACGGATCTCGACGCGGACAGCTCGGCGAGCCCCGCCGGTTCCGCCGCGGCGGTCTCCGACGGGGGCACCGAGGACTCGCCGGACGGCGGCTCCTTCGACTTCTCACGCGGGAGCGACGCCGCCGGGGGGCGAGACGCGCCTCGCAGTGACCCGGCGGACGGGGAGGGGGTGAACTGAGGTGCTCGTCGACATCGCCGTCTGGGCGTGGATCGGCGCGCTCGCAATGGGTGCCGGGACGATACCGCCGCTCTGGGCGTGGTTCTCTCGGTCCTCGTCGGCCGAGCAGTCACACGCCGTCTACTACGCGACGCTCGCCGGCGTCACCGGCATCGCGGCGGTCGCGTACCTCCTGATGGCGCTCGGCTACGGGACGGTCTCGACGGGGGGCGCGGAGCTCGACATCGTTCGGTACGTCGACTGGCTCCTGACGACGCCGCTTCTCATCCTGTATCTCGGGCTGCTCGTCCGGCCGCCGCGGCGCGTCCTCGCCGGCCTGATCGGGATCGACGTGGTGATAATCGCCGGGGGGATCGTCGCCGCGGCCACCACCGGAACGGTCTCGTGGGTCGCCTTCGGCGTCGCGGGCGCCGCGTTCCTCGCGCTCGTCTACGGCCTCCTCGTCTCGCTCCCGCGCTCCGCGTCGGCAGAGAGCGACCGCGTTCGAGCCGTCTTCGGCACGCTCCGGAACATCACGGTGGTGTTGTGGACGCTGTACCCCGTCGTCTGGCTGCTCGGGACCACCGGCTTCGGGCTGGTGACGCCGTCGACGGAGATGCTCGTCTTCGTCTACCTCGACATCGTCTCGAAGGTGGGCTTCGTCGTCGTCGCCGTCGCTGGCGCCGACGCGCTTGAGTACCTCGGAGCCGGCCGCGAGGCGTTCGCGGTCGACGCGGCGGACGCGGACGCCGGGGAGCACACGACCGTCCTCGGCGACGACTGAACCGCCGCCGCTCTTCTTATTCCTCGGCGACGAGGCTTTCGTACTGCGCGCCGGTCTGTTTCAGCGTCTCCGTTGAGTAGAGCCGGTCGTGGGGAACCGGAAGGTAGTCGGCCGCGAGCTCGTCGATCTTCGCGTCGACCGCCTCCGCCTCGCGCCCGTGGATCATCGTGAACAGGTTGTACTCCCACTCCTGGTCCGGGCGCCGCGGTCGGTGGTAACACAGCGTGACGTACGGGAGGCTCCCGACCGCCGCGCCGCGCTCGTCGAGTTCGTCGTCGGGCACGTCCCAGACGACCATGCAGTTGTTCGTGAACCCGGTGACGACGTGGTTGACGATACAGCCGATCCGCTTGATACAGCCGTCAGCGAGCAGGCGCTCGACCGCCGCGAGCACGTCGTCGAGGGGCGCGTCTATCTCCGCCGCCACGTCGGCGTAGGGGGTCGGAGACAGCGGGAACCCGTCCTGGATAGCCAACAGGAGGTCGGCTTCGAGCGAGGTGAGGTCGCCCCGCGCGTCCTCGGAGATGCGGGTGGCCGAGACGTCCGTGCTGTCGAGCGACTCGCGCGCGAAGCGGTCCTCGTTCACGACCGGGAACTCCAGGTCGATGTAGTAGTCGGTGAGCATCGGGAGCGCCAACACCTCACACCCGGTCTCGTCCTCGATCGATTCGAGGATGGCGTCGCGCTTCTCGCGTGACCCCGCGGTGACGACGAACCACTGGTTCCACTCGTGGTCCCGCCGATAGTTGTGGTTCACCTGCCTGTAGCCGTTGATCACGTCGGCGACCTCGTCGAACCGGTCCTCGGGCGCGCGAACCGCCGCGAGCGTCGATGACCCGATGACTGGGGGGTTAAGCACCGCCCCGAACCGTCGGAACACCCCCTTCTCGCGGAGGTCGCGAACCCGGTCGAGGACTTCGTCGGCGTCGACCGCGACGCCCGTCTCGGCCGCGATCTCGCGGGCGACCCGCTCGAACGGGCGCGACTCGACGGGGAACCCGCTCTGGTACTCGTCGATGAGGGCCGCGTCGACCGCATCGATATCGCTTCGCCAGTCGGCGTCCAGACTCATTGCGCGCAGTAGGAGTTGCGCGTACCTACGGGTTTCGGAGCAGTCGAGGACACAGTCTACTCCGGCGATTGCGGCCGGCCGGCGTCGGTAGCGGGGCGGCGAGGCCTCGGTCGGTAGCGGAGTGACGAGGGCTCACTCGGTAGTGGGGTGACGAGGGCTCAGTCGTCAGCGGGGGTCTCACTCGGCGTCGGCGCGAACGTACGGGCGCTCGCTTCCAGTTCGTCGGTCGAGCAGCCACCGACCGTGGCGGCCTGTTCGAGCGTCAGCGTGCGAGCGCGATACAGCGTGAGTGCGGTGGCGACGGATTTGGATGTCATCGGGAACATCTGTTTACAAGATGGACGAACATATAACTCTAACGGGTTTTGCACCTCACTCCATCAACTAGTGCGCTATAGAAGTTTGGGTATAAAGAGAAAATAAGGTGTTAGTAGACGATCGACCGATTTCACTTTGCGAACTACTACCACGGATTCGGGGGAACCCCACCCAACACCCGCCGGTTCCCGCTCGCCCACCGCTCGGGCGCGCCGTCGCGAGGGACTCTTCTCAGCCTCCGGGAGCCGAACGAGGGACTTTTCGTTCGAGAACCCGAACGACGCGTATGGCTCAGGCGACCCAGGAGTTCGGCGACTGGCCCCTCAAACGGCTGATGACCGAGGTCTGTGGCTCCGGCCACAAGTCGGCCGACGACCTGACGCGCGCGCAGGCGACCGAGGCGTTCGAACGCATCCTCGCGGACGAGCCCGACCCGACGACGCTCGGCGCGTT
This genomic window from Halorubrum sp. PV6 contains:
- a CDS encoding creatininase family protein — its product is MRLADATWTDVRDADIDLAFVPVGSTEQHGPHAPLGTDTLNAVAVAEAGETAYEASDRGAVAVSPPIPVGVAEEHRAFDGTMWVSPDTFRAYVREAAESLSSHGIHRVVFVNGHGGNVAALAEVARRFSRDAAHDGYAAAFTWFDSVGEHASDMGHAGPLETALLRATHPDLVREDRIADARDGAADRWGEWVAGVNLAHDADEFSDNGVVGDPSAGDAERGAELLDTASDALVEVATAVVDRDL
- a CDS encoding DUF5790 family protein encodes the protein MSQSTFDDDDLFGEAAEETRAEVREHLQAAREELPDADAVWETDADNVLGALNGLKSALSVGDAVDSVRSAKKAYVLGERADAFEDAEDLQAEIEELESLVGDIEAAAEDVGSLTGTVPAIRGALQDAAEADDEE
- a CDS encoding methyl-accepting chemotaxis protein → MQEGSTSGIRSSYGAKLALSLIGVMGVSVSYGVIVYLRTAGAVGTEVRSGLIGMTLLTVIGLALIGVTVGSNTVISLRQLTGKAERMADGDLEVQLETGRTDELGRLFRAFDAMRESLRTTINDAKEARQDAEQARREATERAETVEQKASEYESAMRALADGDLTRRVDPESDNDAMSRVGVAFNEMADELEETVASVATVAEDTADVAGTVDDRTDSLRATTGTVSEAVDEIAEGARTQRDDLQAATDEAENLASSAEEVAATVSDVAETAEHAAEVGDEGREAAEEALAEMDAVEETTAETTEEVEALAEEVEEIGEVVDTISEIAEQTNLLALNASIEAARSGAEGAGFAVVAEEVKALAEETQESASEIEARIHSIQERAETGADAMARTEQRISTGVETVETSIDALERLAEASERTDTSMTEITRATETQADSVDAVVGHVEDVSAISAQTASAAGDVTGAVDEQEQTLSAVETAAGSLSERAVALRNAVDDFRFEADSGLAPGTDLDADSSASPAGSAAAVSDGGTEDSPDGGSFDFSRGSDAAGGRDAPRSDPADGEGVN
- a CDS encoding bacteriorhodopsin; protein product: MLVDIAVWAWIGALAMGAGTIPPLWAWFSRSSSAEQSHAVYYATLAGVTGIAAVAYLLMALGYGTVSTGGAELDIVRYVDWLLTTPLLILYLGLLVRPPRRVLAGLIGIDVVIIAGGIVAAATTGTVSWVAFGVAGAAFLALVYGLLVSLPRSASAESDRVRAVFGTLRNITVVLWTLYPVVWLLGTTGFGLVTPSTEMLVFVYLDIVSKVGFVVVAVAGADALEYLGAGREAFAVDAADADAGEHTTVLGDD
- a CDS encoding Lrp/AsnC family transcriptional regulator translates to MSLDADWRSDIDAVDAALIDEYQSGFPVESRPFERVAREIAAETGVAVDADEVLDRVRDLREKGVFRRFGAVLNPPVIGSSTLAAVRAPEDRFDEVADVINGYRQVNHNYRRDHEWNQWFVVTAGSREKRDAILESIEDETGCEVLALPMLTDYYIDLEFPVVNEDRFARESLDSTDVSATRISEDARGDLTSLEADLLLAIQDGFPLSPTPYADVAAEIDAPLDDVLAAVERLLADGCIKRIGCIVNHVVTGFTNNCMVVWDVPDDELDERGAAVGSLPYVTLCYHRPRRPDQEWEYNLFTMIHGREAEAVDAKIDELAADYLPVPHDRLYSTETLKQTGAQYESLVAEE